The DNA segment ATCAGTAGCTGGATCGGCGGCACCTGACTCAGTACCCGGATCGGCCGAAACGGGCTTGTCCAGCGGATGCCGCTCCTCAGGCTCCTCACCCAAGAGCTCGATAAACTGGTCACGGCTCAGCACTTCGTGCTCGAGCAGGTGATCGGTTATCGAGTCGAGCAACTCGCGGTGCTTCTGCAGAAACTCGATGACCTTCTCGTACCGCTCTCCCACCAGACGGGCAATCTCTTCATCAATATACTGCTGGGTACTCTCCGAGTACTCCCTGCTTGACAGCGAGACCTCATTGTCAAGATAGGTGCCACCGCCGCCTTTTGGCAGGTACACATTATGAAACTTCTCGCTCATCCCGAATTCGGTAATCATACGGCGCACGATGTCGCCGGCCTTGCTCAGGTCATTGCTGGCTCCGGTGGAGATATCCCCGTACACCACCTTCTCGGCTGCCCGGCCACCCAACAGGACATCCACCTTGCCGATGAGCTCGTCCTGTGTCATCAGAAAACGATCCTCGATCGGGACCTGCAGGGTATATCCCAGCGCACCATAGCCACGCGGCACGATCGAGATCTTTTCCACCGGATCTGCACCGGTAGTATAGTGGGCAACCATGGCGTGCCCTACCTCGTGGTATGCAATACGCCGCCGCAGCTCCGGATTGATCGCCCGGTTTTTCTTCTGCAGCCCGGCCATAACCTTCTCGATGGCCTCTTCCAGGTCTTCCTGGATGACCACATCGCGATCCGCCCGAACAGCCAGCAGGGCTGACTCATTGATGATGTTGGCAAGATCCGCCCCGGCCAGTCCGGCGGTTGCGCGGGCAATCCGCGCCATATCTACCTGCGTTGAAAGCTTGACGCCCTTGGCATGAATCTCCAGAATCGCCTGCCGCCCGTCAAGATCGGGTTTATCGACCAGGACCTGACGATCAAAACGGCCCGGCCTCATCAGGGCTGGATCCAGGGTCTCCGGACGGTTGGATGCGGCCAGCACGATTACCCCGCTGCGCGCATCAAACCCGTCCATCTCTACCAGCAGCTGGTTCAGGGTCTGTTCACGTTCATCATTGGTCGACATCCGCGACCGGCTTTTCCCGATAGCATCAAGCTCATCGATAAAAATGATGGAGGGCGCCTTTTCCCGGGCCTGCTTGAACAGGTCGCGTACCCGGCTGGCTCCTACCCCGACAAACATCTCTACAAAGTCTGAGCCGCTCATACGAAAGAACGGCACCCCTGCCTCGCCGGCTACCGCCCGAGCCAGCAGGGTTTTACCGGTACCCGGAGGCCCGATCAGCATGACCCCCTTGGGAATCTTGCCCCCGATAGCCAGATAGCGCTCCGGCTTCTGTAAAAAATCCACAACCTCTTCCAGCTCGGCTTTGGACTCATCCGCGCCGGCTACATCGGTAAACTTGACCCCGGTGTCACCCTCTACCGCTACCTTGGCATTGTTCTTGCCAAAGTTCATAAGCCCGCCAGCCCCGCCCATGTTCCCGAGCCGACTGAACATGATTCGCCAGAAGATCAACAGGATAGCAATCGGAATGATCCAGCTCAGCAGCAGGCTCAACAGGGGCCGTTCCTCGGGAAACACCCCGGAGAACTCCACCCCCTGCGCCATCATCAGATCGATCAACTCGGCGTCGCTGTGCGAAGGTATACGGCTGGCGATGTAGGTCCAGGGACTGGTCTGCTGCAGAAGTCCCTCGGCAGCCGGTGCTTGCCGGGAGGTACTGCGGCCGCGCAGGGCCTGCTGCGATATCTGGACCTGCTGAATCTCACCGGACTCAATCTTCTGTACGAATTCGCGATATGATATCTCGTTCTCTGAGGGCTGAGCCTGAAACAGATTCATAACCAGCATCAGCACGATGGCGATGATCAGGAAGAGAAAAGGAAAATTCATTCCACCCTTAAAGAAATTGCCGAAACCGGGGAACTGACGGTTCTGATCATCATCACCGGAGTCAGAATCCTTTTTGCCACCCCACGGGTTGGATGGATCGGGTTTGGAATCAGGGTTGTCGGATCCCGACATATACACCCATCTAAGCATAAACTACAGCCTCCGTCCCTGAATATACCAAGGATTCGTGTTCCGGGAAACCAGCTAAAACAGATACTCCAGTGCAAACCGCCAGGAGGCATCATATCCCAGGGGATCGCCCTGCAGCGGTTTCACCCAACGTCCGTGGTGTAGCAGGTGCCAGCGAAACGGCCCCGGAATTCGGGCTCCTATGCCGGCTTGCCAGGACAACACATGATCAAGCCCGGTATCAAGCTGATCGGTACTGGTGAAGGGACGATTCTGCTCAGTGCTGCTGCCGGCAGCCGCCTGCAGCAGTATTCTGTCGGTTACATGCAGGCGGTAACGCAGCTCGGCGTTGAATACATGCTGAGGAATAAACGGACGCAGTGTACGAGGCACACTGTAGCGCAGCTCCAGTACCGACGACGGGATATCGCGCATCCGCCGCGGATGTATCCAGAATCCGGAGATGGCGAATTCCCGCAGTGCATCACTGCCCAGCTCCTCCAGGTCTTCGTTGCTGGTGCTCATCCACCGGTTCCAGTCCCAGGTGATGCCGGCTCCCCACAGTGCCCCGCGCCCGTATGCCAGTGCAGCCTCCTGACGAATCGCAGTCTGCCGAAACTGGCCTGAGGTCCGACGGGACTCCACACTAGTTACCCCACGCAGGTAGATATCATCGAACAGCCCCTCGGCCCGCAGACTCCCGGCATGCCAGGGACTGCGCTGAAAACCGGCGGCCCCGATCTCAAAGCCTGGTTCCCACCGCAGGCCGAAATGCTGTGTAGGGGTACGCAAGGCAACTATATCCAGCGCCCGCTCCCAGTTCACCCCGCTGCCGGCTGCCGGTGCAGAGCTGCGGCGGGTGTCGCCGGGGCCACCTGTCCAGTCGGCCGCAACCGATGCGGTGGTTACAAACGCCACCGATTCCTGCAGCAGCTCGCGAGGCGGGATCTGATGACCGCCGCGATAGGTGCGAAACATGGTCTCGATCCCTTCATCATCCAGCAGGGCATGGGCGCGTTCAATACCCAATGAGCGATTGGTATCCTCCCGATCACCGATCAAAAAGGCACCGCGATAGCCATTAGCACTGAGGTTGCGTCGAGACCCCTCGGTCATAGGATAGCTCGCCCGCGTGCCGGCCATGACCGCACCGGCAAAGCGCTGCGGGTTCCGTGCCGTCAGGGCCCAGCCAAGATCCCCTCCCAGAGAATAGCCGGCCAGATAGACACGATCGGGATCTATAGAGATGTTCTGCTTGGCGGTATCAAGATCCTGCAGCAAGCGCTCCTCGAACCACTCGACAAACTGGATAAAGTTTGGCAGATAGTCATCCCGGGTAAACCGCCCTGCTGGCAGGATAACCACAAACTGATCCTGCTCACCCGGCGGAATACCAAAAGAGCGTGCCTGGGCAGCCGCGGTACCGGTGGTGTACGGCAGGAACACAATTGCCGGATAGCGGCGACTGGAATCGTAATCGCGCGGCGGAACGATCTGTGCCGGCTGATCGAAATAACGGGAGCGCGCCTGACCAAAAACCGGCAGAACTGCACATATCATCAGAACAGCCGCCGCTGCTCGCATTGTCCTCATACAGACCTCCTACGCAAACCATCTACAGAAGGATTACCCCGGCCAACCCGGCAGCCAGTACCACCAGCACTGGATGAAGTCGCCTGAAGGATATCAGCAGCGCAAAACCTGCCAGGGCGATACCGCCCGTTACAAAGCCGCTGATGGCACTGCTGCCAATCGACCACACCGCAAACAGAATCATGGCAAATATTCCGGGTTTCAGGCTATGCTTGATGCGATCGCCTACCTGGTCGTTACCACCATCGGTAAAATGCGCATGCAGCTTTACCAGCAGTACAAAGGCAGTCAGCGCCAGCAGGGGCGGGGTAATAACCCCGAGGGTAGCTGCCGCTGCCCCCGGCACCCCGGCGACCCGATACCCGACAAAGGTGCCGGAGTTGATGGCGATCGGGCCAGGAGTCATCTGCGAAATGGCGATCACCTCGTTCATTTCAGCCGGGGTAAGCCAGCCGCGGGCCTGTACCACCTCATGGATAATCAGCGAAACCGCGGCTATCCCGCCGCCGAATGCCCCGGCACCGATCACAAAAAAGGTTTGAAAGAGTTCAAACAGCATCGGAGCCCCCTGTCACCGGTGGTTTGCGGTGATACGGCAGCAGCATCCGCAGACCGAGCCCCGTCAGCAAGCCAGCCAGGGGATGCCACCCCAGTCCGAACAACAACCCGCCAGCGGCAGCGGCTGCCAGCAGCGACCAGCGATCATGCATGATCTGGCGCAGGAACAACAACGAAGAAAACGCCAATTGTGCCGCTACCCCGGCAGCTGCACCGCGCAGAAACCGCGATGCCACCGGATGGGTAATAAAATCACCCGCAAGGGAAACAATCAGCAGGATGATGCAGAAGGATGGCAGCACAACCCCGAGAACCCCGGCCACCGCACCGGGCAACCCGCACAAACGGCGCCCCTGCATATACGCAACATTTACCGCAATCACCCCGGGGAACGAGGTTGCCACCGTCACCTCGTCCCAGAACTCCCGATCGCTCAGCCAGCCGTGTTTTACATGCAGCTCGTACCGGATTACCGACAGCATTGCAATCCCGCCACCGAAGGTCAGCATGCCGATTCTGAAGAACACCCGGAACAGGAGCCAGGCAGAAACACTGGATTCAGCGGGAGAATCATCCATGCCGGCAGTATACTCTGCGGACATGGCCTGCTCAAGCCGTGACCGGGGGTCTCGAGATTCGATCGTGCAGCTTCAGATTGACGACCGGTTTGTTTTTCCCTATAGTAGAAACAGATTACGCACGAAAGGAGGAAGGTATGATTTTGTCGGTAGTTGACGATCAACCTCCGCAACCTATCAGTACCCTTTCCCGTTTAGTAGTAAACCGGACGGGCGTAATCGAGCGGTCGGGCTAGATCGCTCCCTGCGCCTCCCGGACACCCACAGCACTGGAGGCGCCCTATGGATACAACCTTTACCCCCAGCCTGGTTCATGAGCTGATCGAAACCGAGAACTACATTGAACTGGTACGGCTGAGCAACTCTATTCACCCGATAACCATTGCCGAGGCCCTGATCGAGCTGGAGCCCGAGGATATCTGGAAGGTTCTGACCCACCTGCCCCCATCAACACGAGCCGAGGTCTTTGTGGAGATGGAGGAACAGGACCAGCTTGATATCCTGGAGACACTGTCAGCGCGCGAACTGACCCAGCTGTTTAACCAGATGTCACCGGATGACCGCGCCGACCTGTTTAACAAGCTGGACGAGGCAACCCAGAACGAGGTTCTGCGCAGCCTCGCCCAGGCTGAACGCGAGGATATCCGACGACTGAGTTCCTACGAGGAAGGCACCGCCGGTTCAATCATGACCTCGGACTATATCTGCCTTGCCCCGGAAACCACTGCCGGCGAGACGATTCACCGGCTGCGCACCCAGGGCCCCAAACGCAAGAGCCTGTACTACATCTACGTGGTGGACAAGGAACGCCGTTTGCTGGGGTTTGTCTCCTTGCGCGATGTAATCCTGGCACCGCAGTACAAGAAACTCGGGGACATGACCCATCGCGACATCATCGTTGCCCATGTACAGGACGACCAGGAGGACTCGGTCCAGAAGATCGCCAAATACGACCTGATGGCCATCCCGGTTGTGAATGAGCAGGAAATCCTGGTCGGGGTTATCACCTCGGACGACGCGATCGATGTCATGCAGCAGGAAAACACCGAGGATATCGAAAAACTGATGGCTATCTCCGGAAGTCACAGCGACACCAGCTACCTGAACACCCCTATCTGGGAGCATTTCAAGCGTCGGGTTCCCTGGATTGTTGCTCTGTCCTTTGTCGGGCTGCTGGCCGGGATAGTGGTGGAGACCTTCGAGGATGCGCTTACCGCGGTGAGCCTGCTGGCGGTCTACATGCCGATGGTTGCCGATACCGGCGGCAACACCGGCAGTCAGTCAGCATCGCTGATCATCCGCTCACTGGCGCTGCAGCAGCTCAAGTCCAGAAACATTCTGCGGGTACTGCTGAAGGAACTCAGTATCTCGCTCCTGCTTTCTGCCGTCATCGGAATCCTGGTGTACAGCAGTGTCGTACTGCGCTCACCCACCGGTGTGCCGGATCACATGTCGCTGAATGCCCTGGGAATGGCGATCGCCCTTGCCTTGAGTGTGCAGGTGGTAAGTGCCACCCTGATCGGCGCAATCCTGCCGCTCACTGCCAATGCCCTGAAATTCGATCCGGCCGTAGTGGCCAGCCCGGCGCTCACCACCACCGTGGATATAACCGGGCTGCTGATCTACTTTTTTACCGCCAAAACCATTCTGGGATTGTGATCCCCGGGACGGGAAGTCCCGAATCACGATCGGAACTCCCCGAGGCAGCCGGCGGTCTATTCAGCCGCCCGGCTGTCCTCCGTGGGCTGATCCGAGGATATAGCGGAGCTGTCCAAGGATTCGGCGGCCTCGGATACCGTAAACCGCCGGACCTGCCCGGCCAGGCGTTCCACAATATCCTGATTGCTGCCGCTGAGCTCTGACACCATACCGACGGCATTCCCCATCTCCCGAATACCTACCGACATCTCGTCCATACTTGATTTGACCTGAGAGCTCAGATCAGCCAGTTGCTGCATTGATTCGTACAGGCTCGAGCTGCCGCTGCGGATCTCCTCTGCCCCCGTACGTACGTTGGTCATCAGCCCATTCATCTCCTCCAGAGCCTGCAGCACCTGCTGACCGGCAGAGTTCTGCTCCTCCATCGCCAGGCGGATCTCTCCACCCAGCCGGCTGACTGTCTGTACCAGCTCGCCCATGTGCTGAAAGCTGTGCTCCGCCTCCCCACTGGAGGCAGCGACACTGTCGATTACCTCCTTGATGGCCTTGAGGCTGGCGCCGGTCTGCTTGGACTGCTCGCTGGCCTTGGTAGCCAGACTGCGGATCTCGTCGGCAACCACACT comes from the Spirochaeta africana DSM 8902 genome and includes:
- a CDS encoding putative esterase — encoded protein: MRTMRAAAAVLMICAVLPVFGQARSRYFDQPAQIVPPRDYDSSRRYPAIVFLPYTTGTAAAQARSFGIPPGEQDQFVVILPAGRFTRDDYLPNFIQFVEWFEERLLQDLDTAKQNISIDPDRVYLAGYSLGGDLGWALTARNPQRFAGAVMAGTRASYPMTEGSRRNLSANGYRGAFLIGDREDTNRSLGIERAHALLDDEGIETMFRTYRGGHQIPPRELLQESVAFVTTASVAADWTGGPGDTRRSSAPAAGSGVNWERALDIVALRTPTQHFGLRWEPGFEIGAAGFQRSPWHAGSLRAEGLFDDIYLRGVTSVESRRTSGQFRQTAIRQEAALAYGRGALWGAGITWDWNRWMSTSNEDLEELGSDALREFAISGFWIHPRRMRDIPSSVLELRYSVPRTLRPFIPQHVFNAELRYRLHVTDRILLQAAAGSSTEQNRPFTSTDQLDTGLDHVLSWQAGIGARIPGPFRWHLLHHGRWVKPLQGDPLGYDASWRFALEYLF
- a CDS encoding chromate transporter; this translates as MDDSPAESSVSAWLLFRVFFRIGMLTFGGGIAMLSVIRYELHVKHGWLSDREFWDEVTVATSFPGVIAVNVAYMQGRRLCGLPGAVAGVLGVVLPSFCIILLIVSLAGDFITHPVASRFLRGAAAGVAAQLAFSSLLFLRQIMHDRWSLLAAAAAGGLLFGLGWHPLAGLLTGLGLRMLLPYHRKPPVTGGSDAV
- the ftsH gene encoding ATP-dependent zinc metalloprotease FtsH, which translates into the protein MLRWVYMSGSDNPDSKPDPSNPWGGKKDSDSGDDDQNRQFPGFGNFFKGGMNFPFLFLIIAIVLMLVMNLFQAQPSENEISYREFVQKIESGEIQQVQISQQALRGRSTSRQAPAAEGLLQQTSPWTYIASRIPSHSDAELIDLMMAQGVEFSGVFPEERPLLSLLLSWIIPIAILLIFWRIMFSRLGNMGGAGGLMNFGKNNAKVAVEGDTGVKFTDVAGADESKAELEEVVDFLQKPERYLAIGGKIPKGVMLIGPPGTGKTLLARAVAGEAGVPFFRMSGSDFVEMFVGVGASRVRDLFKQAREKAPSIIFIDELDAIGKSRSRMSTNDEREQTLNQLLVEMDGFDARSGVIVLAASNRPETLDPALMRPGRFDRQVLVDKPDLDGRQAILEIHAKGVKLSTQVDMARIARATAGLAGADLANIINESALLAVRADRDVVIQEDLEEAIEKVMAGLQKKNRAINPELRRRIAYHEVGHAMVAHYTTGADPVEKISIVPRGYGALGYTLQVPIEDRFLMTQDELIGKVDVLLGGRAAEKVVYGDISTGASNDLSKAGDIVRRMITEFGMSEKFHNVYLPKGGGGTYLDNEVSLSSREYSESTQQYIDEEIARLVGERYEKVIEFLQKHRELLDSITDHLLEHEVLSRDQFIELLGEEPEERHPLDKPVSADPGTESGAADPATDPGAADPGADPASAGDTVDTPPDTDRE
- a CDS encoding chromate transporter; the protein is MLFELFQTFFVIGAGAFGGGIAAVSLIIHEVVQARGWLTPAEMNEVIAISQMTPGPIAINSGTFVGYRVAGVPGAAAATLGVITPPLLALTAFVLLVKLHAHFTDGGNDQVGDRIKHSLKPGIFAMILFAVWSIGSSAISGFVTGGIALAGFALLISFRRLHPVLVVLAAGLAGVILL
- the mgtE gene encoding magnesium transporter; protein product: MDTTFTPSLVHELIETENYIELVRLSNSIHPITIAEALIELEPEDIWKVLTHLPPSTRAEVFVEMEEQDQLDILETLSARELTQLFNQMSPDDRADLFNKLDEATQNEVLRSLAQAEREDIRRLSSYEEGTAGSIMTSDYICLAPETTAGETIHRLRTQGPKRKSLYYIYVVDKERRLLGFVSLRDVILAPQYKKLGDMTHRDIIVAHVQDDQEDSVQKIAKYDLMAIPVVNEQEILVGVITSDDAIDVMQQENTEDIEKLMAISGSHSDTSYLNTPIWEHFKRRVPWIVALSFVGLLAGIVVETFEDALTAVSLLAVYMPMVADTGGNTGSQSASLIIRSLALQQLKSRNILRVLLKELSISLLLSAVIGILVYSSVVLRSPTGVPDHMSLNALGMAIALALSVQVVSATLIGAILPLTANALKFDPAVVASPALTTTVDITGLLIYFFTAKTILGL